GGCAAGTGAGGTTGTCAAAATCGCAGGCTGGGTATAGCGGGTCTGGTTGAGCTTGTCTTCCTGATGGTCAATTAAGTCCCGCACATCATAGCCCAGAATTTGACTAGCCTGGTCGTAAGTTTCCTTGACAATGGGATAGGTGTCATAGAGGTCACGGGCCATACCAAGTGTCTGAGCCCCTTGACCTGCAAATAGAAAGGCTGTTTTTGTCATCTTATTCTCCAACAGAAGCCCAGCGACTCGCTTGTTCCTGAATCACCTTAGCAGCTCCAAAATATAAATCTTTCAAAATTTCTTCACAGGTTTCTTCTTTAGTCACCAAGCCAGCAATCTGACCTGCCATAACCGAACCATTGACCACGTCACCATCAACAACGGCATTGCGAAGGGCACCTGCACCTAATTCTTCAATGGATTCTGCAGAAATTTTCCCAGCAAGGAAGTCTTTTTCCGCAGCTGCATAGGCTGTCGAAAGCTTGTTCTTAATCGCACGCACCGAGTGACCTACAACGGATGCCGATACTGTTGTGTCAATATCCTTAGCCTTGAGGACTTTTTCCTTATAGGCAGGGTGGGCGTTGGATTCTTTTGCTACAACAAAACGTGTTCCCACCTGAATAGCTTCTGCTCCCAACATAAAGGCCGCAGCAGCACCAGCACCATCTGCAATACCACCTGCAGCAATCACAGGAATAGATACGGCATCCACAACCTGACGAACCAGGGTCATAGTTGTCAATTTACCGATATGGCCACCTGCTTCCATCCCTTCTGCGATGACGGCATCAACTCCCAATTTTTCCATGCGTTTAGCAAGAGCCACACTCGGTACTACTGGAATCACAATGATACCAGCTGCGTGCAAGCGTTCCATGTATTTTCCAGGGTTCCCAGCTCCCGTTGTCACCACCTTGACACCTTCTTCGATGACCAAGTCAACAATGTCATCCGCAAAAGGCGACAAAAGCATGATATTAACACCGAAAGGTTTGTCTGTGATGGACTTGACTTTATCAATGTTTGCCTTGACAACTTCCTTGGGAGCATTACCTCCACCGATGATACCCAAACCACCAGCATTTGAAACCGCACCAGCCAAGTCACCATCAGCCACCCAAGCCATACCACCTTGGAAAATCGGATAATCAATGTTCAATAATTCTGTAATCTTTGTTTTCATACTTCCCTCAATCTATATTTGCTTAGCTAATCATTTGAACATCAAACAATTAGCTAAACAAGCGAGGGCAAAGCCCTCACTTGAAAATTAGTTTGACGCTTCAATGTTTTGAATATCAAACTACTTATCCAAAGAAAAATGCTCACTAGCACTTTTCTCTTGAAATCTTATTTAGTTTTTTCTTCAACGTAAGCAACCAATTCGCCTACAGTTGTCAATCCTTCTTCTGTGTCGATTTGGATGTCAAACGCATCTTCGATTTCAGAGATAACTTGGAAAAGATCCAATGAATCTGCATCTAAATCTTCAAAAGTTGTTGTAAGGGTTACTTCTTCTGCTTCCTTACCCAATTCTTCAACGATAATTTCTTGTACTTTTTCAAATACTGCCATGATAGTGCTCCTTTTTATATAAAAATATTTTTAATCTTGCCAGAGGCAAGGAATTAACTAAAGTTTAAGTAGTAGCGTTCCCCAAGTCAGACCGCCACCAAATCCTGCCAATACAACCGTTTGGCTACCGTCCAAGCGCAGACTACCTGCCTCCACACATTCTGATAAAAGAATAGGGATACTAGCTGCACTGGTATTGCCATAGTGCATCATATTGGCTGGAAATTTCTCAATGCCAAGACCCAGCTTTCGTGCCATCTTGTCCAAAATCCGACTATTTGCCTGATGAAGCAGGAAGTAATCCACCTCATCACCAGTCAAACCCTGACTGTCTAGTAGCTCTGCGATGGTCTTGGTCACATCGCGAACAGCAAACTCGAAAATCGCTCTGCCATCCATCTGCAAATAGGTCTGATTACTTCCTTCTTTTGAAAAGGGAGAATGCAGGCCCGTCTGACCAGAAGTTAAACTAAGGCCACGACTGCCATCTGTTCGATTGATTTCCGCTAGAAAATGCTGCTCAGGACTAGCTTCCAGCAATACGCCACCAGCACCATCCCCAAACAAGACCGCTGTTCCACGATCTGTCCAGTCAACCGTCTTGGACAAGACCTCTGCTCCAATCACGATTCCCTTTTGGTAGATACCAGAGGAGATCAGTTTGTCGGCGGTGGACAGGGCGAATACGAAGCCCGAACAAGCTGCAACGAGATCATAGGCAAAAGCCTTCTTGGCACCGATTGTAGCCTGAACCCGAGCTGCCGTTGACGGCATAGCTGAATCTGGTGTAATGGTAGCAACGATGATGAAGTCAATGGCTTCAGCAGCTATACCTGACTTGTCTAGCAGGTCTTGGGCAACACGACTGGCTAAATCGCTGGTATTCTCATCGACTGTAATTCGTCGTTGTCGAATACCTGTCCTAGAAACAATCCACTCATCACTGGTATCCATGATTTGGGCTAAATCATCATTGCTCACAATTCGTTCAGGAACATAGTGGGCAACCTGACTGATTTTAGCGAAGGTTCTCATTTCAAATCCTCCAAGAAATTATAGAGTTTGTAGAGCCCTTTTTTCATCACTTGGTATTCTGCCTCATCCATCCCGTCTGTAATCTGCTTGACCATTTCATTATGAAATTTTCGGTGCAAACGATAGACCAGACGACCTTTCTTGGTCAAATAGAGATGAACCACCCGTCTATCTTTAGTGGAACGAATTCGCTCAACATAGCCTTTTCGTTCTAAATTATTTAGACTGGTCGTTACCGTACCAAGTGTGACCATCAAAGTACGAGCTACATCGCTCGGCGTCGCTCCAGCGATTTCACCGATGACGTCAATGGTATGCATTTCCTTAATAGAAATATCATTGAAACGACTACCTCGAAGACTTGTTTCTTCAATCACCAACACATTATTAAATATAGCGGTCAGGTATTCATTGATTTTTGAATCTTCCAAAACAGGCCTCCTTTACTTTGATATTCAAAGTATAAGCCAAAATAATTTGAATGTCAAATATTTTTTCTAAAAAATTAAATTATTTTCCTGTGAATACTGGTCTTCTCCGCTCAGCGTGGGCCCGAACACCTTCTTTAAAATCTTCTTTAAAAGCCAAGCTTTCTTGCAAGTTCAACTCTAAGCGGCGATAGGATTGCCAGTCCTTGAATTGACTTTCCCAGACCAGTTGCTTTATGGCAACATAAGAGTTGATAGATCCACGCGTGAGTTTCTTAAGGACCTGCTGAACCGTTTTTTCCAACTTTTCTGGCTCAACCAGCTTATAAACGATACCGTATTCCAAGGCTTTCTCAGCAGATAAGCCTTCACCAGTCATAGCCAACTGGCTGGCACGATTGGCACCAATAGCACGACTAAGCAGAAAAATTCCACCCGCGTCTGGTGCAAGACCAATACCAACAAAAGCTTGGATAAATTTAGTCTTAGTAGAGGAGATTACAAAATCAGCCGCCACTGCCATATTGGCTGCCGCACCCGCCACCGCACCATCGGTGACCATAATGACAACTTTAGGAAGTTGTTTAAGGGCGAAGGAAATGTCATTAACCAGCTCCGCAATGCGGACCAAGGAAGGAATATCATCCTCATCCACTGCTCGCTTCATCTCTACCAGATCACCACCAACAGAGAATATAGGTCCAGCAGCAGCTATCTGGAGAAAGTGGACTTGGTCATTCTGAGCCGTTTCTTCGATGGCAGCAAGAATTTCTTCACACATAGGGATGTTAAAACCATTAGCCACATGGGGACGATTAAAGGTTAGAACGGCAAGATTTCCTGTTACCTGATAGGAAATTGTTTGGTAGGTCATCTCTTCTCCTTTGAAAATGATTTGATCGTTAAAACATTTGAATATCAAATTTCAAACTCTTGTATCTCATTCTAGCACAGATTTGCAATTTGTCACTATTTTTCCAAAAATATAGTGTGACATCCGAAAAAAAGCTGGCAAAACCAACTTTTTCTATTAAACATCTAAGTCATTCATTGCCTGTCCTAAGCTATCTACTAACCTATCAGCTTGGGACTGGTCGATACCGTAATGCCGATCCCGAATAGCCCAGACAGTCAGATTTGCCGCTTTTGCTGCAGCTATCCCTTTGGAACTGTCTTCAAAGACCAAAATATCCTTTTTATCCACTCCTAAAGCTTGGACTGCTTGTTCATACACTGCTGGATGTGGCTTTGGTGCTTGACAATCCATACCCGAAAAAGTTTGATCAAAGTATGTTGCAATTCCCGCCTCAGACAAGGCACGCTCAATCTCTGCTCCATCTGTATTGGACGCCAATACCAAAGGGAGGCCCTTGTTTTTTAACCGCTCCAGACTATCTCTTACATCTGGAAACAGGCGCTCAGCATAAGGTGTTGGACGTTCTTCCTTATAGAGCCGGTATTCTGCTTCTAAGGCTGGCACATCCCAATTTTCATAATCATCTGCTAAAATTCGCTTCCACATTTGGCTGGCTCTTCCACCAACAAAAATAGATGGTTCCAAGTGCTCTACTGATAAGCCCTTCGTAGCTAGAAAATCAATTCGGCGTTGAAAATAAAACGTTTCCGTATCAAACAGGACACCATCCATATCAAAAATAATTGCTTTTACCATGTCTTTCTCCTATTCCTATCTATTGTAACATAGGCGGAAGTTTTTTTGTTTTCAGAAAATTTTCGAGAGAGCAATTGTTCGTTTTAAAGATCAGTAGCCATAAGATTTGCTTATAAGTACTGACAATCCCTTACTATTCTGCTATAATAGAAAAAAATATCCTAGGAGTTACAGATGAAAGTGATTAAGTTTGGCGGAAGTTCTCTCGCTTCTGCTAGTCAATTAGAAAAAGTATTCAATATTGTCCAATCAGACCCTGAGCGTCGCTTTGTCGTTGTTTCAGCACCTGGCAAACGAAACGCTGAAGATACCAAGGTTACCGATGCCTTGATTAAGTACTACAAGGACTATATCCATGGAAAAGATGTTACTGCAAGTCAAGAATGGATTATCAATCGCTATCAGGCAATGGTTGATGAGCTTGGATTTACAGCTAAAAGCATGAAAAAAATCGCTGAAAGCATCAAGGATTTAGCAAGTTTGCCAATCGAAAACAACGATTTTCTCTATGATGCTTTCCTAGCTGCTGGTGAAGATAACAATGCAAAATTGATTGCCGAATACTTCACCTTTAAAGGCTTACCAGCTCGCTATGTTCATCCGAAAAAAGCTGGCATCATCGTCAGCTCTGAACCAGGTAACGCTCGAATTCTTCCATCCAGCTATGATAAAATCGAGGAACTTCGTAATTCAGATGAAATTTTGATTATCCCTGGTTTCTTTGGTGTTACGATTGACAATCAAATTTGTACCTTCTCACGTGGAGGGTCAGACATCACTGGGTCTATCGTAGCAGCTGGTGTTAAAGCCGATTTATACGAAAACTTTACCGATGTAGATGGCATCTTTGCTGCCCATCCTGGTATTATAAAAAATCCACATTCTATCAAGGAATTGACTTATCGTGAGATGCGCGAATTGGCCTATGCTGGTTTCTCCGTGCTCCATGATGAGGCTCTTCTTCCAGCCTATCGCGGTCGCATTCCATTGGTTATTAAAAATACCAATAATCCTGGTCATCCTGGCACTCGCATTGTTCACAAACACACTGAAGAAACTGTTCCTGTTGTTGGTATTGCGGCAGATGATGACTTCGTAAGTATCAATATGTCTAAGTACCTGATGAACCGTGAAGTTGGTTTTGGTCGCAAGGTTCTGCAAATTCTTGAAGATCTCAATATACGGTTTGAACATATGCCGACTGGTATTGATGACCTATCTATCGTTCTCCGCGAGCGTGAGTTAACGCCT
The nucleotide sequence above comes from Streptococcus sp. 29887. Encoded proteins:
- a CDS encoding beta-ketoacyl-ACP synthase III, whose product is MRTFAKISQVAHYVPERIVSNDDLAQIMDTSDEWIVSRTGIRQRRITVDENTSDLASRVAQDLLDKSGIAAEAIDFIIVATITPDSAMPSTAARVQATIGAKKAFAYDLVAACSGFVFALSTADKLISSGIYQKGIVIGAEVLSKTVDWTDRGTAVLFGDGAGGVLLEASPEQHFLAEINRTDGSRGLSLTSGQTGLHSPFSKEGSNQTYLQMDGRAIFEFAVRDVTKTIAELLDSQGLTGDEVDYFLLHQANSRILDKMARKLGLGIEKFPANMMHYGNTSAASIPILLSECVEAGSLRLDGSQTVVLAGFGGGLTWGTLLLKL
- the fabK gene encoding enoyl-[acyl-carrier-protein] reductase FabK — protein: MKTKITELLNIDYPIFQGGMAWVADGDLAGAVSNAGGLGIIGGGNAPKEVVKANIDKVKSITDKPFGVNIMLLSPFADDIVDLVIEEGVKVVTTGAGNPGKYMERLHAAGIIVIPVVPSVALAKRMEKLGVDAVIAEGMEAGGHIGKLTTMTLVRQVVDAVSIPVIAAGGIADGAGAAAAFMLGAEAIQVGTRFVVAKESNAHPAYKEKVLKAKDIDTTVSASVVGHSVRAIKNKLSTAYAAAEKDFLAGKISAESIEELGAGALRNAVVDGDVVNGSVMAGQIAGLVTKEETCEEILKDLYFGAAKVIQEQASRWASVGE
- a CDS encoding MarR family winged helix-turn-helix transcriptional regulator, translating into MEDSKINEYLTAIFNNVLVIEETSLRGSRFNDISIKEMHTIDVIGEIAGATPSDVARTLMVTLGTVTTSLNNLERKGYVERIRSTKDRRVVHLYLTKKGRLVYRLHRKFHNEMVKQITDGMDEAEYQVMKKGLYKLYNFLEDLK
- a CDS encoding acyl carrier protein; the encoded protein is MAVFEKVQEIIVEELGKEAEEVTLTTTFEDLDADSLDLFQVISEIEDAFDIQIDTEEGLTTVGELVAYVEEKTK
- a CDS encoding aspartate kinase, yielding MKVIKFGGSSLASASQLEKVFNIVQSDPERRFVVVSAPGKRNAEDTKVTDALIKYYKDYIHGKDVTASQEWIINRYQAMVDELGFTAKSMKKIAESIKDLASLPIENNDFLYDAFLAAGEDNNAKLIAEYFTFKGLPARYVHPKKAGIIVSSEPGNARILPSSYDKIEELRNSDEILIIPGFFGVTIDNQICTFSRGGSDITGSIVAAGVKADLYENFTDVDGIFAAHPGIIKNPHSIKELTYREMRELAYAGFSVLHDEALLPAYRGRIPLVIKNTNNPGHPGTRIVHKHTEETVPVVGIAADDDFVSINMSKYLMNREVGFGRKVLQILEDLNIRFEHMPTGIDDLSIVLRERELTPIKEEEILRQLKTKLEVDKAEIEHGLSTIMIVGENMKSHVGVTATATAALSQQNVNLAMISQGASEVSVMFVVKTEEKEKALKALYDAFFEEK
- a CDS encoding HAD family hydrolase, producing the protein MVKAIIFDMDGVLFDTETFYFQRRIDFLATKGLSVEHLEPSIFVGGRASQMWKRILADDYENWDVPALEAEYRLYKEERPTPYAERLFPDVRDSLERLKNKGLPLVLASNTDGAEIERALSEAGIATYFDQTFSGMDCQAPKPHPAVYEQAVQALGVDKKDILVFEDSSKGIAAAKAANLTVWAIRDRHYGIDQSQADRLVDSLGQAMNDLDV
- a CDS encoding enoyl-CoA hydratase, translated to MTYQTISYQVTGNLAVLTFNRPHVANGFNIPMCEEILAAIEETAQNDQVHFLQIAAAGPIFSVGGDLVEMKRAVDEDDIPSLVRIAELVNDISFALKQLPKVVIMVTDGAVAGAAANMAVAADFVISSTKTKFIQAFVGIGLAPDAGGIFLLSRAIGANRASQLAMTGEGLSAEKALEYGIVYKLVEPEKLEKTVQQVLKKLTRGSINSYVAIKQLVWESQFKDWQSYRRLELNLQESLAFKEDFKEGVRAHAERRRPVFTGK